A stretch of Oncorhynchus mykiss isolate Arlee chromosome 12, USDA_OmykA_1.1, whole genome shotgun sequence DNA encodes these proteins:
- the LOC110538323 gene encoding retinal cone rhodopsin-sensitive cGMP 3',5'-cyclic phosphodiesterase subunit gamma has protein sequence MNTAPPAGSALATPAGTAGPTTPKKGPPKFKQRQTRTFKSKAPKPGQKGFGDDIPGMEGLGTDIAVVCPWEAYGDMELSDLAKYGII, from the exons ATGAACACAGCTCCCCCTGCAGGAAGCGCCCTGGCAACGCCCGCCGGAACAGCTGGCCCAACCACCCCCAAGAAGGGACCCCCCAAGTTCAAGCAGAGGCAAACCCGTACATTCAAGAGCAAGGCCCCCAAGCCTGGCCAGAAAGG ATTTGGTGATGACATCCCAGGCATGGAGGGTCTTGGCACAG aCATAGCAGTGGTCTGCCCATGGGAGGCCTACGGCGACATGGAGCTCAGTGATCTGGCCAAATATGGAATCATCTAA